The following are encoded together in the Bacillus sp. NP157 genome:
- a CDS encoding alpha/beta hydrolase, which translates to MKPPRRFGARTIATLLGIRFAYRLGSRLSPGRTVAHAARLFQTPLPSSRERAAHAAASMTARRETVEVKGDAIATYVWGDPASQPYILLVHGWSSMGLRWESWIPQLLAKGWAAVSFDQPAHGHSGGTLCTLPDFVDTVRAIGRHYGDAEGVIAHSLGGAAVTLALDDGWTAKRVVLIAPAADPEAATYRFARFVRLAQRLRGPLHDTLAKRTGIQIGELHIRHHAPKRTQPVLVVHDVFDRDVPIGEADLYGRFWPGAMVLKTRKLGHRRIVDDEDVQAAAVTFLTGVDL; encoded by the coding sequence GCATCCGCTTCGCTTACCGCCTTGGCAGCCGGCTGTCGCCGGGACGGACGGTGGCGCACGCCGCGCGCCTCTTCCAGACGCCGTTGCCGAGCAGCCGCGAGCGTGCCGCGCATGCGGCGGCCAGCATGACCGCCCGGCGCGAAACCGTGGAGGTGAAAGGCGATGCCATCGCCACCTATGTATGGGGCGATCCGGCCTCCCAGCCGTACATCCTGCTCGTGCACGGCTGGTCGAGCATGGGCCTGCGCTGGGAGTCCTGGATCCCGCAGCTTCTCGCGAAAGGCTGGGCGGCTGTGTCGTTCGACCAGCCGGCGCATGGCCACAGCGGCGGCACGCTCTGCACCTTGCCGGACTTCGTCGACACAGTGCGCGCCATCGGCCGGCATTACGGCGATGCGGAAGGGGTAATCGCCCATTCGCTGGGCGGCGCGGCGGTGACGCTGGCCCTGGATGACGGCTGGACGGCGAAGCGCGTGGTCCTGATCGCGCCGGCGGCTGATCCGGAAGCCGCCACCTACCGGTTCGCGCGCTTCGTGCGCCTGGCCCAGCGCCTGCGCGGTCCCTTGCACGACACGCTGGCGAAGCGCACCGGGATCCAGATCGGCGAGCTGCACATCCGCCACCACGCGCCGAAGCGGACCCAGCCGGTGCTGGTGGTGCACGACGTCTTCGACCGGGACGTGCCGATCGGGGAAGCTGATCTCTATGGGCGTTTCTGGCCCGGGGCGATGGTGTTGAAGACGCGCAAGCTCGGTCACAGGCGGATCGTGGACGACGAGGACGTGCAGGCGGCGGCGGTAACGTTCCTGACCGGCGTCGACCTGTAA
- a CDS encoding IS110 family transposase: MSIGLDVSARDCAVASYDNGKGVALGKFEQTPAGHARLARKLLDLRPSWVVMEATGIYHLDLAIALDRAGLPVSVINPRSAKRFAQLKLKGTKTDTIDAGLLAEYGEALKPARWIAPEQADLALRDLGRQVNRLLGERVRAKNRLHALTAKKGTHVLLLEDETEAVATLDRRIERLRGAMRQQIDTDPVRQAQLRHMTAAPGIAEVSAMAVLAELAMLPSTMKAPQVSRHAGLDVCHTQSGTSVHGRPRLSKGGNTYLRAGMYMPALVAVRYDPLVKAFYEQLLRRGKAKRQALAAVMRKYLTGLWACLRDNENFDVTKLFSPEHLRQG; the protein is encoded by the coding sequence ATGTCGATCGGATTGGACGTCAGCGCGCGCGACTGCGCCGTGGCCTCGTATGACAACGGCAAGGGTGTTGCGCTGGGGAAGTTCGAGCAAACCCCGGCAGGACATGCACGGCTGGCCAGGAAGCTTCTGGATTTACGGCCTTCCTGGGTGGTGATGGAAGCGACCGGGATCTATCACCTGGACCTGGCCATCGCGCTGGATCGGGCTGGATTGCCGGTCTCGGTCATCAACCCGCGCAGTGCCAAGCGGTTCGCCCAGCTCAAGCTCAAGGGCACCAAGACCGACACGATCGATGCGGGGTTGCTTGCCGAGTATGGCGAGGCGCTCAAGCCGGCACGCTGGATCGCACCGGAGCAGGCGGACCTGGCCCTGCGGGACCTGGGACGGCAGGTGAACCGGCTGTTGGGGGAGCGGGTCCGCGCGAAGAACCGCCTGCACGCCCTGACTGCCAAGAAGGGCACGCATGTGCTGCTGCTCGAGGACGAAACCGAGGCCGTCGCCACCCTCGATCGGCGCATCGAACGCCTGCGCGGTGCGATGCGCCAGCAGATCGACACCGATCCGGTGCGCCAAGCCCAGCTTCGCCACATGACCGCAGCCCCGGGCATCGCCGAGGTCTCGGCGATGGCGGTACTCGCTGAACTGGCCATGCTTCCCAGCACTATGAAAGCGCCGCAGGTCAGCCGCCATGCGGGCCTGGACGTTTGTCACACCCAATCGGGCACGAGCGTCCACGGACGGCCGCGGCTAAGCAAGGGCGGAAACACCTACCTGCGCGCAGGCATGTACATGCCTGCGCTGGTTGCCGTGCGCTACGACCCCTTGGTCAAAGCCTTCTACGAACAGCTGCTTCGTCGCGGAAAGGCCAAGCGCCAGGCCCTCGCGGCAGTCATGCGCAAATACCTCACCGGGCTCTGGGCTTGCCTGCGCGACAACGAAAACTTCGACGTCACCAAGCTTTTTAGCCCAGAGCACCTTAGGCAGGGTTGA
- a CDS encoding methylmalonyl-CoA mutase family protein, with protein sequence MSSQPKHIPASHTDAEASPLRFVTAASLFDGHDAAINIMRRIIQSQGAEVIHLGHNRSVEDVVRAALQEDADAIALSSYQGGHVEYFKYMVDMLRERGASHVRVFGGGGGTITPEEIKELQAYGVERIYHPNDGMKLGLTEMIEDVMTRTRNAQKARTEQVPAATSIDDEISIGGMLSAIEEDALPSAELERLRKEWKLAGGKTPVLGLTGTGGAGKSSVVDELLLRFLHAFPEMRIAVLAVDPTRRRSGGALLGDRIRMNSLRSHRVYMRSMATRRQHAATSVVLHDCIDFLKAQAYDLVIVETAGIGQSDSEIVDLVDFPVYVMTSEYGAASQLEKIDMLDFAELVVLNKFDKRGAEDALRDVRKQWKRNRIAFQLADEKVPVYPTIASQFNDPGVTWMFDNLCRLLREKLSLPGAGWTPDVDTSLREPRATVLIPGSRVRYLAEIAEQGRGVNGGIAKQAEAAAKAQHYFESLKDIGDDALPRAFDLYDHALLSVEGDRSLATLRQRYNEAVRELSSEAINLLREWPARFASVTAEYNEYTVRDKVIRVENYRESLSHQKIPKVSPPKTKDWGELLSFLMRENLPGYYPYTGGVFPYRRAGEDPTRMFAGEGTPERTNRRFHYLSLGGAAARLSTAFDSVTLYGEDPAPRPDIYGKIGNSGVSIATLDDMKKLYSGFDLSAPSTSVSMTINGPAPIILAMFMNTAIDQNIEKHLNEEPSRWDAVNARIAELYPDGNRPKYNGDLPAGNNGLGLGLLGVSGEEVVDEETYARIQAYTLATVRGTVQADILKEDQAQNTCIFSTEFALRMMGDIQQFFVDNKVRNFYSVSISGYHIAEAGANPISQLAFTLSNGFTIVEYYLARGMKIDDFAPNLSFFFSNGMDPEYTVIGRVARRIWARAMRERYGASARSQMLKYHIQTSGRSLHAQEIQFNDIRTTLQALYALFDNCNSLHTNAYDEAITTPTEESVRRAVAIQLIINRELGLNFNENPWQGSYVVDELTDLVEEAVYKEFEAISERGGVLGAMDTMYQRGKIQEESMYYEHKKHDGSLPLIGVNTFLPKDHGGEIATEIELIRSTPEEKGQQIDNVLLYGKARNGLAPDSLRNLQKTARDRRNVFEQLMDAVKHNSLGQISHALYDVGGEYRRNM encoded by the coding sequence ATGAGCTCGCAGCCCAAGCACATCCCCGCCAGCCACACCGACGCGGAGGCCAGCCCGCTGCGCTTCGTCACGGCGGCGAGCCTGTTCGATGGCCATGACGCGGCGATCAACATCATGCGCCGGATCATCCAGAGCCAGGGCGCCGAGGTGATCCACCTGGGCCACAACCGCTCGGTCGAAGACGTGGTGCGCGCGGCGTTGCAGGAAGACGCTGACGCCATCGCGCTGTCGTCCTACCAGGGCGGCCACGTCGAATACTTCAAGTACATGGTCGACATGCTGCGCGAGCGCGGCGCGTCCCACGTCCGCGTGTTCGGCGGTGGCGGCGGCACGATCACGCCGGAAGAAATCAAGGAACTGCAGGCGTACGGGGTAGAGCGTATCTACCACCCGAACGACGGCATGAAGCTCGGCCTGACCGAGATGATCGAAGACGTGATGACGCGCACCCGCAACGCGCAGAAGGCGCGTACCGAACAGGTGCCCGCCGCGACCTCGATCGACGACGAGATCTCCATCGGCGGCATGCTTTCGGCGATCGAAGAAGACGCGCTGCCGTCGGCCGAGCTGGAGCGCCTGCGCAAGGAATGGAAACTCGCCGGTGGCAAGACCCCGGTGCTCGGCCTCACCGGTACCGGCGGCGCGGGCAAGTCCTCGGTGGTGGATGAGCTGCTGCTGCGCTTCCTGCATGCCTTCCCGGAGATGCGCATCGCCGTGCTCGCCGTCGATCCGACCCGTCGCCGCAGTGGTGGCGCGCTGCTCGGCGACCGTATCCGCATGAATTCCCTGCGCAGCCACCGCGTGTACATGCGTTCGATGGCGACGCGTCGGCAGCATGCCGCCACTTCGGTGGTGCTGCACGACTGCATCGATTTCCTCAAGGCCCAGGCCTACGACCTGGTGATCGTCGAGACCGCCGGCATTGGCCAGAGCGACTCGGAAATCGTCGACCTGGTCGACTTCCCGGTCTACGTGATGACCAGCGAATACGGCGCGGCCAGCCAGCTGGAAAAGATCGACATGCTCGACTTCGCCGAGCTGGTCGTCCTCAACAAGTTCGACAAGCGTGGCGCCGAAGACGCGCTGCGCGACGTGCGCAAGCAGTGGAAGCGCAACCGCATCGCCTTCCAGCTGGCCGACGAGAAGGTGCCGGTCTACCCGACCATCGCCAGCCAGTTCAACGACCCGGGTGTGACCTGGATGTTCGACAACCTGTGCCGCCTGCTGCGCGAGAAGCTTTCGCTGCCGGGCGCGGGCTGGACGCCGGACGTCGACACCAGCCTGCGCGAGCCGCGCGCGACGGTGCTGATCCCGGGCAGCCGGGTGCGTTACCTGGCCGAGATCGCCGAGCAGGGCCGCGGCGTGAACGGCGGCATCGCGAAGCAGGCGGAAGCGGCGGCGAAGGCGCAGCACTATTTCGAGTCGCTCAAGGACATCGGCGACGACGCGCTGCCGCGTGCCTTCGACCTCTACGACCATGCCTTGCTCAGCGTCGAGGGCGACCGTTCGCTCGCCACGCTGCGCCAGCGCTACAACGAGGCCGTGCGCGAGCTGTCCAGCGAAGCGATCAACCTCCTGCGCGAGTGGCCGGCACGTTTTGCCTCGGTCACCGCCGAGTACAACGAGTACACGGTGCGCGACAAGGTGATCCGCGTGGAGAACTACCGCGAGTCGCTGAGCCACCAGAAGATCCCGAAGGTATCGCCGCCGAAGACCAAGGACTGGGGCGAGCTGCTCTCGTTCCTGATGCGCGAGAACCTGCCGGGCTACTACCCGTACACCGGTGGCGTGTTCCCGTATCGCCGCGCCGGTGAAGACCCGACCCGCATGTTCGCGGGCGAGGGTACGCCGGAGCGGACCAATCGCCGTTTCCACTACCTGTCGCTGGGTGGCGCCGCCGCGCGCCTGTCGACCGCGTTCGACTCGGTGACGCTTTACGGCGAAGACCCGGCGCCGCGCCCGGATATCTACGGCAAGATCGGTAACTCCGGCGTCAGCATCGCCACGCTCGACGACATGAAGAAGCTGTATTCCGGCTTCGACCTGTCCGCGCCGAGCACCTCGGTGTCGATGACCATCAATGGCCCGGCGCCGATCATCCTCGCCATGTTCATGAACACGGCGATCGACCAGAACATCGAGAAGCACCTCAACGAGGAACCCTCGCGCTGGGACGCCGTCAACGCCCGCATCGCCGAGCTCTATCCCGACGGCAATCGCCCGAAGTACAACGGCGACCTGCCGGCCGGCAACAACGGCCTCGGCCTCGGCCTGCTGGGCGTGTCGGGCGAGGAAGTCGTCGACGAAGAAACCTACGCGCGGATCCAGGCTTACACGCTGGCGACCGTGCGCGGCACCGTCCAGGCCGACATCCTCAAGGAAGACCAGGCGCAGAACACCTGCATCTTCTCCACGGAATTCGCCCTGCGCATGATGGGCGATATCCAGCAGTTCTTCGTCGACAACAAGGTCCGCAACTTCTATTCGGTGTCGATCTCGGGTTACCACATCGCCGAAGCCGGTGCGAACCCGATCAGCCAGCTGGCCTTTACGCTGTCGAACGGCTTCACCATCGTCGAGTACTACCTCGCCCGCGGGATGAAGATCGACGACTTCGCGCCAAACCTGTCGTTCTTCTTCTCCAACGGCATGGACCCGGAATACACGGTGATCGGCCGCGTCGCCCGTCGCATCTGGGCGCGTGCGATGCGCGAGCGCTACGGTGCCAGCGCGCGCAGCCAGATGCTCAAGTACCACATCCAGACCTCCGGCCGTTCGCTGCACGCGCAGGAGATCCAGTTCAACGACATCCGCACCACGCTGCAGGCGCTGTATGCGCTGTTCGACAACTGCAACAGCCTGCACACCAACGCATACGACGAAGCGATCACCACGCCGACGGAAGAGAGCGTGCGTCGCGCCGTGGCGATCCAGCTGATCATCAACCGCGAGCTCGGCCTCAACTTCAACGAAAACCCCTGGCAGGGCAGCTACGTCGTGGACGAGCTGACCGACCTGGTTGAAGAAGCCGTGTACAAGGAGTTCGAGGCGATCAGCGAGCGCGGTGGCGTGCTCGGTGCGATGGACACCATGTACCAGCGCGGCAAGATCCAGGAAGAGTCGATGTACTACGAGCACAAGAAGCACGACGGCTCGCTTCCGCTCATCGGCGTCAACACCTTCCTGCCCAAGGACCACGGCGGCGAGATCGCCACCGAGATCGAGCTCATCCGTTCCACCCCGGAAGAGAAGGGCCAGCAGATCGACAACGTGCTGCTGTACGGCAAGGCTCGCAACGGCCTCGCCCCGGACAGCCTGCGCAACCTGCAGAAGACCGCCCGCGATCGCCGCAACGTCTTCGAACAGCTGATGGACGCCGTCAAGCACAACAGCCTTGGCCAGATCAGCCACGCCCTCTACGACGTCGGCGGCGAATACCGCCGCAACATGTAG
- a CDS encoding biopolymer transporter ExbD translates to MAFSARAESSPIAGINVTPLVDVLLVLLIIFMISTPVIAQRNRVDLPNGTGEILDPPEPLRVTVDSGGMVFLNGTLVTDASLATQLDIAAASGRDDASLIPHVELHAKDEAPYEDVARVLALVKAHRMERIDFASD, encoded by the coding sequence ATGGCTTTCTCTGCAAGGGCCGAGTCGTCCCCCATCGCCGGCATCAACGTCACGCCACTGGTCGACGTCCTGCTGGTGCTGCTGATCATCTTCATGATTTCCACGCCGGTTATCGCGCAAAGGAACCGGGTCGACCTGCCCAATGGCACGGGGGAGATCCTCGATCCTCCCGAACCACTTCGGGTCACCGTCGACTCGGGTGGCATGGTCTTCCTCAACGGCACGCTGGTGACCGACGCGAGCCTCGCCACGCAGCTGGACATCGCTGCGGCCAGTGGACGTGACGACGCCTCGCTGATCCCGCACGTGGAGCTGCATGCGAAGGATGAAGCCCCTTACGAGGACGTGGCGCGGGTCCTCGCGCTGGTGAAGGCGCACAGGATGGAACGGATCGACTTCGCGTCCGACTGA
- a CDS encoding RDD family protein has protein sequence MDTELHTAAEPPPRPMAALWRRWLAFLIDWIILSLGGAIAGLVLFEPFARMGLWCRVLGFAIAVIYFGIFDSGWGGAGSPGKKVLSIRVVDGAGRVIAVWRALLRAAVICVPVLLNGMLLFPAEAPLGARALEGLVGGLLLASLYLLVFNAGTRQGLHDLATGTFVIRGSASREAMAGYTFWRPHLAIASVFLVVAVPISLAGLPVFLRFTPAMNHQVLTPPVGGQVAILGAWMNMNPATGPARHCTSMKVLLGGSGVGIDDPQLARLVAMRLAPRAHCHLEGPLPVRMQYGFDLGFASGVGFRDLVLDEAGLTRSP, from the coding sequence ATGGATACCGAGTTGCACACCGCGGCGGAGCCGCCGCCGAGGCCCATGGCCGCCCTCTGGCGCCGCTGGCTGGCCTTCCTCATCGATTGGATCATCCTATCGCTTGGCGGCGCCATCGCCGGCCTCGTCCTGTTCGAGCCCTTCGCTCGGATGGGGCTGTGGTGCCGCGTGCTCGGCTTCGCCATCGCGGTGATCTATTTCGGCATCTTCGATAGCGGCTGGGGCGGCGCGGGCTCTCCCGGCAAGAAGGTCTTGAGTATCCGCGTCGTCGATGGCGCAGGCCGGGTGATCGCCGTCTGGCGTGCGCTGCTACGTGCCGCCGTCATCTGCGTCCCGGTGTTGCTAAATGGCATGTTGCTGTTTCCCGCAGAAGCCCCGCTGGGCGCACGGGCCCTCGAGGGCCTGGTCGGCGGCCTGTTGCTTGCGTCGCTCTACCTGCTCGTATTCAACGCCGGCACCCGGCAGGGCCTGCACGACCTGGCGACGGGCACGTTCGTGATCCGCGGAAGCGCCTCGCGCGAAGCGATGGCCGGATACACCTTCTGGCGGCCGCATCTTGCGATAGCCAGCGTTTTCCTCGTGGTTGCCGTGCCGATCAGCCTCGCGGGCCTGCCGGTCTTCCTGCGCTTTACGCCGGCGATGAACCACCAGGTGCTCACGCCGCCGGTGGGAGGGCAGGTCGCCATCCTGGGCGCCTGGATGAACATGAATCCGGCTACGGGGCCGGCTCGCCACTGCACATCGATGAAGGTGCTACTCGGCGGAAGCGGTGTCGGCATCGACGATCCGCAGCTGGCCCGGCTCGTTGCGATGCGCCTGGCGCCGCGAGCGCATTGCCACCTCGAGGGACCCCTGCCGGTACGCATGCAGTACGGCTTCGACCTCGGTTTTGCGAGTGGCGTCGGATTCCGCGACCTCGTCCTCGATGAAGCAGGCCTGACCCGCTCGCCTTGA
- a CDS encoding DUF3014 domain-containing protein has product MSSQSSSGSKWVAGVLIVAIIALGAVFFYREKQASVSAQAPPAAASSALAPPTAVNNAALPEHPIGPASGSTAGLPALGDSDESVLAGLLGLTSDGALKTLLRPDAIVPRMVATIDALPKQTIGMNVVPLRVPTGRFQVQNADGMFAESKQNLQRYDTYMYVADHMDPKAVAAWYKRSYPLFQQAYRDLGTEGYFNDRLVEVIDHLLKAPEPKGQLQLIPAKVGYVYADANYEQLSVGQKFMIRVGAENEAKLKAKLRALREAILANAPATTSTE; this is encoded by the coding sequence TTGAGCAGTCAGTCGTCGTCAGGTTCGAAGTGGGTGGCAGGCGTGTTGATCGTCGCCATCATTGCCTTGGGTGCCGTGTTCTTCTATCGCGAGAAGCAGGCCAGCGTATCCGCGCAGGCGCCGCCGGCCGCTGCGTCCTCTGCCCTTGCTCCACCCACTGCCGTGAACAACGCCGCGCTCCCCGAACACCCGATCGGCCCCGCCAGCGGCTCGACCGCCGGGCTGCCCGCGCTGGGCGACAGCGATGAATCGGTCCTGGCCGGCCTGCTCGGCCTGACCAGCGATGGTGCGCTGAAGACACTGCTGCGCCCCGATGCGATCGTGCCGCGCATGGTCGCCACCATCGATGCGCTGCCGAAGCAGACCATCGGCATGAACGTGGTGCCGCTGCGCGTGCCGACCGGGCGCTTCCAGGTGCAGAACGCCGACGGCATGTTCGCCGAGTCGAAGCAGAACCTGCAGCGCTACGACACCTACATGTATGTCGCCGACCACATGGATCCGAAAGCCGTGGCCGCCTGGTACAAGCGCAGCTACCCCTTGTTCCAGCAGGCCTACCGCGACCTCGGCACCGAAGGCTATTTCAACGACCGCCTCGTCGAAGTGATCGACCACCTGCTGAAGGCGCCCGAGCCGAAGGGCCAGCTGCAGTTGATCCCGGCGAAGGTCGGCTACGTCTATGCCGACGCGAACTACGAGCAACTCTCTGTCGGCCAGAAATTCATGATCCGCGTGGGCGCGGAGAACGAGGCGAAGCTGAAAGCCAAGCTGCGCGCGCTGCGCGAGGCGATCCTCGCGAACGCACCGGCTACGACCAGCACCGAGTAA
- a CDS encoding peptidylprolyl isomerase has protein sequence MLARTCLTLALAAAVALPAVADDAKKSPTAKELLAKATPSDWRTPDPQNLVYMDLPQGRVIIELAQDWSPEHAANIRTLIREHYFDGTQVIRVQDNFVTQWGDPDGDDKKKAKSLGTAKETLTPEFTRKGGKPYPFTRLADGDVYAPEVGFSDGFPVARDPKAGEAWIAHCYGTVGVARDTGAETGNGSSLYAIIGQAPRNLDRNLAVAGKVIKGMELLSAYPRGGEPMGFYDKPAQRVTIKDVRLAADVPEAERTPIQVLRTDSKVFAAVVDAKRNRRDDFYTRPAGKIDLCNINVPVRDPSKKN, from the coding sequence ATGCTCGCACGTACCTGCCTCACGCTCGCCCTTGCCGCCGCCGTGGCGCTGCCCGCCGTCGCCGACGACGCGAAAAAGTCGCCCACCGCTAAGGAACTGCTGGCGAAAGCCACGCCGTCCGACTGGCGCACGCCGGATCCGCAGAACCTCGTCTACATGGACCTGCCGCAGGGCCGCGTCATCATCGAGCTGGCCCAGGACTGGTCGCCGGAGCACGCCGCGAACATCCGCACGCTGATCCGCGAGCACTATTTCGACGGCACCCAGGTGATCCGCGTGCAGGACAACTTCGTCACCCAGTGGGGCGATCCCGACGGCGACGACAAGAAGAAGGCCAAGAGCCTGGGCACCGCGAAGGAAACGCTCACCCCGGAATTCACCCGCAAGGGCGGCAAGCCGTATCCGTTCACCCGGCTCGCCGATGGCGACGTCTATGCGCCGGAGGTGGGTTTCTCGGACGGCTTCCCGGTCGCCCGCGATCCGAAGGCCGGTGAAGCGTGGATCGCCCATTGCTATGGCACGGTCGGTGTCGCCCGCGACACCGGTGCCGAAACCGGCAACGGCAGTTCGCTGTACGCCATCATCGGCCAGGCGCCGCGCAATCTCGACCGCAACCTCGCCGTGGCCGGCAAGGTCATCAAGGGCATGGAGCTGCTCTCGGCCTACCCCCGCGGTGGCGAACCGATGGGCTTCTACGACAAGCCCGCGCAGCGGGTGACGATCAAGGACGTCCGCCTCGCCGCCGACGTGCCGGAAGCCGAGCGCACGCCGATCCAGGTGCTGCGCACCGACAGCAAGGTGTTCGCGGCGGTGGTCGACGCCAAGCGCAATCGTCGCGATGACTTCTACACGCGGCCGGCGGGCAAGATCGACCTGTGCAACATCAACGTGCCCGTGCGCGATCCGTCGAAGAAGAACTGA
- a CDS encoding aldehyde dehydrogenase family protein, with product MHTLTHIYIDGTFALPHGEEVFNLHNPATEAVIGTVRLADAEDAQRAIAAAKRALPAWSRTTIAERAALLRRMHAAVAAREDELFAAITEEYGAPVTRGRWMAKHAAQVFLDAIDAMENYAFERQLGVARVVMQPAGVVGLVTPWNSNASFIGGKLATALAAGCTAVIKPSEMSALQTQVMTEALHEAGAPAGVFNIVTGRGDVVGAAIVDSPDVRKISFTGSTAVGKGILRAASNDVKRVTLELGGKSPMIVLDDADFAEAVPMAIQAGFMNSGQACIAGTRILVPRSRLAEFEALATKAVNEEVSGDPLEQDTTIGPMVSEKQWSRVQGYIRKGIDEGARVLAGGEGRPEGIGRGWMVRPTLFTDVRNDMAIARDEIFGPVLSIIAYDDEEDAIAIANDTPYGLSAYISTTSAERGARVAARIDAGRVMVNTLTHEPKAPFGGFKQSGLGREYGAFGLDAYLEPKAIIGR from the coding sequence ATGCACACCCTCACCCACATCTACATCGACGGCACCTTCGCCCTCCCCCACGGCGAAGAGGTGTTCAACCTCCACAACCCCGCCACCGAAGCGGTCATCGGCACCGTCCGCCTCGCCGACGCGGAAGACGCCCAGCGCGCCATCGCCGCCGCGAAACGCGCGTTGCCGGCGTGGTCGCGCACGACCATCGCCGAACGCGCCGCCCTGCTCCGCCGCATGCACGCGGCGGTCGCCGCACGCGAAGACGAATTGTTCGCCGCGATCACCGAGGAATACGGCGCGCCGGTCACCCGCGGTCGCTGGATGGCGAAGCACGCCGCACAGGTGTTCCTCGATGCGATCGACGCGATGGAGAACTACGCCTTCGAACGCCAGCTCGGCGTCGCCCGCGTGGTGATGCAGCCGGCCGGCGTCGTTGGCCTGGTCACCCCGTGGAACAGCAATGCGAGCTTCATCGGCGGCAAGCTGGCCACGGCCCTCGCGGCCGGTTGCACGGCGGTGATCAAGCCCAGCGAGATGAGCGCGCTGCAGACGCAGGTGATGACCGAGGCGCTGCATGAAGCGGGTGCGCCCGCCGGCGTCTTCAACATCGTGACCGGTCGCGGCGACGTGGTCGGCGCAGCCATCGTCGACAGCCCGGACGTCCGCAAGATCTCCTTCACCGGTTCCACGGCGGTCGGCAAGGGCATCCTGCGCGCCGCATCGAACGACGTGAAGCGCGTCACCCTGGAGCTTGGCGGCAAGTCGCCGATGATCGTGCTCGACGACGCCGACTTCGCCGAAGCGGTGCCCATGGCGATCCAGGCCGGCTTCATGAACAGCGGACAGGCCTGCATCGCGGGCACCCGCATCCTCGTGCCGCGCTCGCGTCTGGCTGAGTTCGAAGCGCTGGCGACGAAAGCGGTGAACGAGGAAGTCTCCGGCGATCCGCTCGAGCAGGACACCACGATCGGCCCGATGGTCAGCGAGAAGCAGTGGTCGCGCGTGCAGGGTTACATCCGCAAGGGCATCGACGAAGGCGCACGCGTACTCGCGGGTGGCGAGGGCCGGCCCGAAGGCATCGGCCGCGGCTGGATGGTCCGCCCGACGCTTTTCACCGACGTGCGCAACGACATGGCCATTGCACGCGACGAGATCTTTGGGCCCGTTCTCTCAATCATCGCGTACGACGACGAGGAGGATGCGATCGCCATCGCCAACGACACCCCGTACGGCCTGTCTGCCTACATTTCGACGACCAGTGCCGAGCGTGGTGCCCGGGTCGCCGCGCGGATCGACGCCGGCCGGGTCATGGTCAACACGCTGACGCACGAGCCGAAGGCGCCGTTCGGCGGCTTCAAGCAATCGGGCCTGGGTCGCGAGTACGGCGCGTTCGGCCTGGACGCGTATCTGGAACCGAAGGCCATCATCGGCCGCTGA
- a CDS encoding LysR family transcriptional regulator — MRSGLTELEAVLAVARHGSFRAAAAELEMSTSALSQSVAALEARIGARLFHRTTRSVRLTDAGMRFVEEVGPAVSGIREAMARAGEASDELVGSLRLNTSAGAARRLMQPLLIPYMQRYPRVQVELVTEARMIDVVRDGYDAGFRTTDIVPGDMIAVPLGPRIRHLVVGSPAYFARHGRPGHPGDLARHVSVRARMASGHIYHWEFERHGEALEVDVPGVVTLDEPHLLREAALAGLGLVYLSEYDVQADLAAGRLESVLGEWTPPFDRLALYYPGRRHVPAPLRALVDLIRETA; from the coding sequence ATGCGGAGCGGGCTGACCGAGCTTGAGGCGGTGCTGGCGGTGGCGCGGCACGGGAGCTTCCGCGCGGCGGCGGCGGAGCTGGAGATGTCGACGTCGGCCCTGAGCCAGTCGGTGGCGGCGCTGGAGGCACGCATCGGTGCGCGGCTGTTCCACCGCACCACGCGCAGCGTGCGCCTCACCGATGCGGGGATGCGTTTCGTCGAAGAGGTCGGGCCTGCCGTATCCGGTATCCGCGAGGCCATGGCCCGCGCGGGCGAGGCCAGCGACGAACTGGTCGGTTCGCTGCGCCTGAATACCTCCGCCGGCGCCGCCCGGCGACTGATGCAGCCCTTGCTGATTCCCTACATGCAGCGCTATCCGCGGGTGCAGGTCGAACTGGTGACCGAGGCGCGGATGATCGACGTCGTGCGCGACGGCTACGACGCCGGCTTCCGCACCACCGATATCGTGCCGGGCGACATGATCGCCGTGCCGCTGGGCCCACGCATCCGCCATCTCGTCGTGGGATCGCCCGCGTATTTCGCCAGGCATGGCCGGCCCGGGCATCCGGGCGACCTCGCGCGCCACGTCTCGGTCCGCGCGCGGATGGCCTCGGGCCACATCTACCACTGGGAATTCGAGCGCCATGGCGAGGCGCTGGAGGTCGATGTGCCGGGCGTGGTCACGCTGGACGAGCCGCACCTGCTGCGCGAAGCCGCCCTGGCCGGCCTTGGCCTGGTCTATCTCAGCGAGTACGACGTGCAGGCCGACCTGGCCGCCGGACGGCTGGAAAGCGTGCTCGGCGAATGGACCCCGCCGTTCGACCGGCTGGCCCTGTACTACCCCGGCCGACGGCATGTTCCTGCGCCCTTGCGGGCGTTGGTGGACCTCATCAGGGAAACCGCCTAG